In one window of Nocardia brasiliensis DNA:
- a CDS encoding alpha/beta fold hydrolase: protein MFEVQLPAGTVEYEDTGGDGPVLVFIHGLLMDGSGWRHVVGKLRTEYRCIVPTWPLGGHRKPMNEDGDLSLLGMAGMVGDFLDALDLRNVTLIQNDWGGAQVLLGTRGSDRVGRLVLTSCEAFDNYPPKPARLIVAAAKVPGGLRTAMALLNSPLGRRGPATWGWMCKRPVPKEVIDSWFRPATVDRDIRRDLAKYLKSVPPRATLREIAQRNAAFTGPVLIAWAVEDKMMPIAHARRLAELYPDARLVEIEDSYTLLAEDQPERLTELIGEFLAATGS, encoded by the coding sequence ATGTTCGAAGTGCAACTTCCAGCGGGCACCGTCGAGTACGAGGACACCGGTGGCGACGGACCGGTGCTGGTGTTCATTCACGGTCTGCTGATGGACGGTTCGGGTTGGCGGCATGTGGTGGGCAAGCTGCGCACCGAGTACCGCTGTATCGTCCCGACTTGGCCGCTCGGCGGACATCGCAAACCCATGAACGAAGACGGGGATTTGTCCCTCCTCGGTATGGCAGGCATGGTCGGGGACTTCCTCGACGCACTCGATCTGCGGAATGTCACGTTGATCCAAAACGATTGGGGCGGTGCGCAGGTGCTGCTCGGGACACGGGGCAGCGATCGCGTCGGCCGGCTCGTGCTGACCTCGTGCGAGGCATTCGACAACTATCCGCCCAAGCCCGCGCGCCTCATCGTCGCGGCCGCGAAGGTGCCCGGCGGGTTGCGCACCGCGATGGCACTGCTCAATAGTCCGCTGGGGCGGCGCGGCCCCGCTACCTGGGGGTGGATGTGCAAGCGTCCGGTGCCGAAAGAGGTGATCGACAGCTGGTTCCGCCCGGCGACGGTCGATCGCGATATTCGGCGAGATCTGGCCAAGTACCTGAAATCGGTGCCGCCGCGCGCGACGCTGCGCGAGATCGCGCAGCGCAACGCGGCCTTCACCGGGCCGGTGCTGATCGCCTGGGCGGTCGAGGACAAGATGATGCCGATCGCGCACGCTCGTCGTCTCGCCGAACTCTATCCCGACGCCAGGTTGGTGGAGATCGAGGACAGCTATACGCTGCTGGCCGAGGATCAGCCGGAGCGGCTCACCGAGCTCATCGGCGAGTTCCTCGCTGCCACGGGGTCATGA